The genomic window CGAAGAGTCGCCGAGTTCCGGTGACATTCGCTTCGCCGACTTCCACGTCAATCGGCTCCGCGGGGCAGAAGTGGCGAGGATGCGCCGTCGCATCGGCTACGTGTTCCAGGATTTCCGGCTGCTGCCCAAACTCACCGTGTACGACAACGTGGCGTTCGCGCTGCGGGTCATCGGCAAAAACAAACGGCAGGTGGGCAAGCTCGTGCCCGAGGCCCTCGAAATGGTCGGCTTGGCGGCGCAAGCCCGGCGCCTGCCCCACGAACTGTCCGGCGGCGAGCAGCAGCGCGTGGCGGTGGCCCGGGCCGTGGTCAACCGGCCCCTGCTCCTGTTGGCGGACGAGCCGACCGGCAACCTCGACCCGGAGACCGCCGAGGAGATCATGGCTCTGTTGACGCGCATCAACCGTGACGGCACGACCGTGATCATGTCCACCCACAACGCCCGCGCCGTCAACGCCATGCGCCAACGCGTCCTCGAGCTCCGCGACGGCGAGCTCGTGCGTGACGACGCCCACGGCAGCTACACCGTCGGATCGAACTAAAGGAAGACATCACGATGGACAATTTCTCATATGTGCTGCGCGAAGGCGTGGCGGGCCTGTGGCGCAACCTCACCATGAGCGTGGCCCTGATCATCACCGCCGGAGTGTCGCTCGCGCTGTTGGGCACCGGTGCGCTGGTCAGTCAGATGACCGAGGACACCAAGGAGATCTACCTCGACCGGGTGGAGGTGATGGTCCAGCTCAACGAGGAGACCTCCGCCGCCGACGAGGACTGTTCCACCGAGGCATGCCTGGAGGTGCGCACCACGCTGGAAGAGCAGGACGGCGTCGATTCCGTGACCTACCGCTCCCGTGAGCAGTCCTATGAGCGCTTCGTGGAGCTGTTCTCCGAGTCCGACCCGCTGCTGGTGCAGGAGACCTCGCCGGACGCGTTGCCCGCCGCGCTGCATGTGCGGCTGGAAGACCCGACCGACCCGAGCCCGCTCGCCGCGGTCGCCG from Corynebacterium maris DSM 45190 includes these protein-coding regions:
- the ftsE gene encoding cell division ATP-binding protein FtsE, translated to MITFESVTKIYEDPADPALHDLSLSIGKGEFVFLIGPSGSGKSTFLNLLIREESPSSGDIRFADFHVNRLRGAEVARMRRRIGYVFQDFRLLPKLTVYDNVAFALRVIGKNKRQVGKLVPEALEMVGLAAQARRLPHELSGGEQQRVAVARAVVNRPLLLLADEPTGNLDPETAEEIMALLTRINRDGTTVIMSTHNARAVNAMRQRVLELRDGELVRDDAHGSYTVGSN